The sequence below is a genomic window from Luteimonas viscosa.
CTGCGCCTGCGCTTCCATCGTCGGGTGCGTGCGGGTGCCTTTCCTGTACTCGGTCAGCGCATTGACGAGGTAGACCGCCGACTGGCCGCCGATCCGCGGGACGTGGTAGGTCGGATAGACGTTCTTGTAGCCGACGATGCCGTGGCAGCCCTGGCAGGTGTAGGTCAGCAGGCGCCCGGTCTCGGCATCACCCGTCAGGGCGGCGGGAACGGCCGCCGGCGGCGGCGTGGCGGGGGCGGGCGCTTCAGCGGTTTCGGCCGGCGACGCTTCGGCTGGAACTGCTTCGGCCGGGGGTGTTTCGGCATCCTGGGCCGGCGCGGTGCGTGGCAGGGAAGCCAGCGCAAGCAAGGCAACGGCGAGGCCGGCGGCGATCGTCAACGGTCGCGTCATGGAGTGTGTCCGCAATCCTGGTGGCTGTATGGCTTGAGGTATCGGAATGGGCGACGACGTGCATCGGCGCGCAATCGGGCCAGTATAGCTTGCGCTCCACCGACTGTTAACGGATCGCGAAGCGGCGCGCCGGTGCGCACACGCGGGCATGCACTGCGCTTGCGGCCGGTGTGCAACCGCGTCGGTCACGTCCGTATCCCTGCCGCCGTCGAAAGACCTGCCGCCGGGAGTCACCATGACCTTCGGCGGATACCGCCCGCAGTCAGGGTGATATACCTTGCTACAACACCATAGGGGTCTGGCCAAATCCATGTATACGAACCGAATCTTCCCGGCATTCCGCCCGGTCCTGGTCATCGGCACGCTTGCGGCCGCGCTGCTGCTGGCCGGCTGCAAGGGTGGCGCCGACGCCCAGGCCAAGGATGCGGAAGACAAGGGGCCGGACCCGATCCCGGTCGAGGTCGAGAAGGTCGCGCGGCGTGCGATCGCGGCCAGCTATGCCAACACCGCCACCCTCGAACCCCTTGCCGAATCGCAGGTGGTCGCCAAGACCTCGGGCGTGGCGCTGGAGGTGCTGGTGGAGGAAGGCCAAGCGGTCCGCGCCGGGCAGCCGCTGGTGCGTCTGGACGCCGACCGCGCCCGCCTGCAGGCCGCGCAGAGTTCCGCGCAGTTGCGCAAGCTCGAGGCCAACTTCAAGCGCGCGCAACAGCTCGAAGCGCAACAGATGGTCAGCGCCAACGATCTCGACCAGTTGCGCTACGACCTGGAGAACGCGCGCGCGGTGAACCGCCTCGCCAACCTCGAGCTGTCGTACACCCACGTGGTCGCGCCGATCTCGGGCGTGATCGCCTCGCGCGACATCAAGCCGGGCAACTTCGTGCAGATCAATTCGCCGATCTTCCGGATCGTCGACAGCAGCCGGCTCGAGGCCACGCTCAACGTGCCCGAGCGCGAGG
It includes:
- a CDS encoding efflux RND transporter periplasmic adaptor subunit, which translates into the protein MYTNRIFPAFRPVLVIGTLAAALLLAGCKGGADAQAKDAEDKGPDPIPVEVEKVARRAIAASYANTATLEPLAESQVVAKTSGVALEVLVEEGQAVRAGQPLVRLDADRARLQAAQSSAQLRKLEANFKRAQQLEAQQMVSANDLDQLRYDLENARAVNRLANLELSYTHVVAPISGVIASRDIKPGNFVQINSPIFRIVDSSRLEATLNVPEREVAKLKPGQRVELVADALPGKRFTGTVDRVSPVVDTGTGTFRVVTAFAGDGGLQPGMFSRLSINYDQRADALVVPRVSLLEDGGEPAVYAVRDGKASRVAVTLGYADGGWIEVREGLEEGDAVVVAGKAALREGSAVQVLGEAAADKAKPEPAAAARAGN
- a CDS encoding c-type cytochrome — its product is MTRPLTIAAGLAVALLALASLPRTAPAQDAETPPAEAVPAEASPAETAEAPAPATPPPAAVPAALTGDAETGRLLTYTCQGCHGIVGYKNVYPTYHVPRIGGQSAVYLVNALTEYRKGTRTHPTMEAQAQSFSDQDIADIAAFLSELKP